One window from the genome of Hoplias malabaricus isolate fHopMal1 chromosome X2, fHopMal1.hap1, whole genome shotgun sequence encodes:
- the LOC136676235 gene encoding ras-GEF domain-containing family member 1B-A: MPQTPPFPGMFGSSGYNKNLYQTKEEDYGGLYYHDNNLVSGSLEALIQHLVPTVAYYPDRTYIFTFLLSSRLFIHPYELMAKVCHLCTEHQRLSDPQADKVRIRKIAPKILQLLTEWTETFPYDFRDERMMRSLKELTHRLSTGEELYRKTVQQMTQTLIRKLTTVSQYEEALAKINSTVTDRLTVLKTKPHSIQRDILTICSDPFTLAQQLTHIELERLSYIGPEEFIQAFVQKDPLDNDKSCFSDHKKASNLEAYVEWFNRLSYLVATEICMPVKKKHRARVIEFFIDVARECFNIGNFNSLMAIISGMNMSPVSRLKKTWGKVKTAKFDILEHQMDPSSNFYNYRTALRGATQRSITAHSSREKIVIPFFSLLIKDIYFLNEGCSNRLPSGHVNFEKFWELAKQVSEFMTWKKVECPFERDRKILQYLLTAPVFSEDALYLASYESEGPENNMEKDRWKSLRSSLLNRT, encoded by the exons ATGCCTCAAACGCCACCCTTCCCAGGGATGTTCGGCTCCAGCGGCTACAACAAGAACCTGTACCAGACAAAAGAGGAGGACTATGGGGGCCTGTATTACCATGACAACAACCTCGTGTCAGGGTCTCTGGAGGCCCTCATTCAGCACTTAGTCCCCACGGTGGCCTACTACCCTGAT AGGACGTACATCTTCACATTCTTGCTCAGTTCCCGGTTGTTCATCCATCCATATGAGCTCATGGCCAAAGTGTGCCACTTGTGCACGGAACATCAGAGACTCAGCGACCCTCAGGCAGACAAG GTAAGAATCCGGAAGATTGCCCCCAAGATCTTGCAGCTGCTGACGGAGTGGACGGAGACCTTTCCCTATGATTTCCGGGATGAGAGGATGATGAGGAGTCTGAAGGAGCTCACACATCGTCTGAGTACCGGAGAAGAG ctgtaTCGCAAAACCGTGCAGCAGATGACACAAACCCTGATCCGTAAACTGACCACTGTGAGTCAGTACGAAGAAGCCCTTGCCAAGATCAACTCCACGGTGACGGACAGGCTAACGGTGCTGAAAACCAAGCCTCATTCCATCCAGAGGGACATCCTGACCATCTGCAGTGACCCCTTCACTCTGGCCCAGCAACTCACACACATAGAACTG GAGAGACTGAGTTACATCGGACCTGAGGAATTCATCCAGGCCTTTGTCCAGAAGGACCCTCTGGACAATGACAAG AGCTGTTTCAGCGATCACAAGAAAGCCAGTAACCTGGAGGCATATGTGGAGTGGTTCAACAGACTCAGCTACTTGGTCGCTACAGAGATCTGCATG CCGGTGAAGAAGAAGCATCGAGCCAGAGTCATCGAGTTCTTCATCGACGTGGCGCGCGAGTGCTTCAATATCGGGAACTTCAACTCTCTCATGGCTATCATTT CTGGCATGAACATGAGTCCAGTCTCCCGGCTAAAGAAGACCTGGGGCAAGGTCAAAACAGCCAAGTTTGATATTTTGGAG CACCAGATGGACCCTTCCAGCAACTTCTACAACTACAGAACGGCACTGCGTGGAGCCACACAGAGATCTATTACGGCTCACAGCAGCAGAGAGAAG ATTGTCATTCCTTTCTTCAGCCTCTTAATCAAGGACATTTACTTCCTCAACGAAGGATGCTCCAATCGGCTGCCGAGCGGACACGTCAATTTTGAG AAATTCTGGGAGCTGGCCAAACAGGTGAGCGAATTCATGACCTGGAAGAAGGTGGAGTGCCCCTTTGAGAGGGATCGCAAAATCCTGCAGTACCTCCTGACCGCCCCTGTCTTCAGTGAGGACG CTCTGTATCTGGCGTCCTACGAGAGCGAGGGACCGGAGAACAACATGGAGAAGGACAGATGGAAATCTCtcag GTCTTCTTTGCTGAACAGGACATAG